A part of Halobaculum sp. MBLA0143 genomic DNA contains:
- the cyaB gene encoding class IV adenylate cyclase has translation MPDDETHGRYEVEVKVRATHETVREALADRGASALGTVEQTDTYYDAPDRDFAETDEALRIRRETVDPDGDATTRTKLTYKGPLVDAGSKTRVEHETVVDDDGELTGILAGLGYEPAATVEKRRDRFDLDGYTVTLDRVTDLGEFVEVEAETNETGVERVRDGARGLLSNLGLDPTEQIRTSYLGLLLTGNSSE, from the coding sequence GTGCCAGACGACGAGACACACGGGCGCTACGAGGTCGAAGTGAAGGTGCGGGCCACACACGAGACGGTCCGCGAGGCGCTGGCCGACCGCGGGGCGTCGGCGCTGGGGACCGTCGAGCAGACGGACACGTACTACGACGCCCCGGACCGCGACTTCGCGGAGACGGACGAGGCGCTGCGGATCCGCCGGGAGACGGTCGACCCCGACGGGGACGCGACCACTCGGACGAAACTGACGTACAAGGGTCCGCTCGTCGACGCCGGCTCGAAGACCCGCGTGGAACACGAGACGGTCGTCGACGACGACGGTGAATTGACGGGGATCCTGGCGGGGCTGGGGTACGAGCCGGCCGCGACCGTCGAGAAGCGCCGCGACCGCTTCGACCTCGACGGCTACACTGTCACCTTAGACCGCGTGACGGACCTGGGCGAGTTCGTCGAGGTGGAAGCCGAGACGAACGAGACCGGCGTCGAACGCGTCCGCGACGGCGCCCGCGGCCTCCTGTCGAACCTCGGACTCGACCCGACGGAACAGATTCGCACCTCCTACCTCGGGCTCCTGCTCACCGGTAATTCTTCAGAGTAA
- a CDS encoding SRPBCC family protein, giving the protein MSVTAAVEIDAPPAAVWEALTAFERYGAWNPLLPRVEGEPVEGESVRAVIAQPRFPPVPIRAEITRVDPERELAWEAAVPGGGLVRVSHAFQLRPLAGGDRTEFTQLERLDGPVGAAVPSSLVGFLADGFDEMNEALTRRVESGAYADGVPDHADHNR; this is encoded by the coding sequence GTGAGTGTCACCGCGGCAGTCGAGATCGACGCCCCGCCGGCGGCGGTGTGGGAGGCCCTGACCGCCTTCGAGCGGTACGGCGCCTGGAACCCGTTGCTCCCGCGTGTCGAGGGGGAGCCAGTCGAGGGAGAGTCGGTGCGGGCCGTGATCGCTCAGCCACGATTCCCTCCGGTGCCGATCCGGGCGGAGATCACCCGCGTCGACCCGGAGCGAGAACTCGCCTGGGAGGCGGCGGTCCCCGGCGGCGGGCTCGTGCGGGTGAGTCACGCCTTCCAACTGCGGCCGCTGGCGGGGGGCGACCGGACGGAGTTCACCCAACTCGAGCGGCTCGACGGTCCGGTCGGCGCGGCGGTGCCGTCGTCGCTCGTCGGCTTCCTCGCCGACGGCTTCGACGAGATGAACGAGGCGCTGACCCGCCGCGTCGAGTCGGGGGCGTACGCCGACGGGGTGCCGGACCACGCCGACCACAACCGGTAA
- a CDS encoding pentapeptide repeat-containing protein — translation MDPPRLRCSRLRWSRLRWSRLRYSRLRCSRLRWSRLRCSRLRWSRLRCSRLRWSRLRCSRLRWSRLRCSRLRWSRLRCSRLRWSRLRCSRLRWSRLRCSRLRWSRLRCSRLRWSRSPSRSSLRRRQRAVRPPTPPPPPA, via the coding sequence TTGGATCCGCCCCGTCTTCGCTGCTCTCGGCTCCGTTGGTCTCGGCTTCGTTGGTCTCGGCTTCGCTACTCTCGGCTTCGCTGCTCTCGGCTCCGTTGGTCTCGGCTTCGCTGCTCTCGGCTTCGTTGGTCTCGGCTTCGCTGCTCTCGGCTTCGTTGGTCTCGGCTTCGCTGCTCTCGGCTTCGTTGGTCTCGGCTTCGCTGCTCTCGGCTTCGTTGGTCTCGGCTTCGCTGCTCTCGGCTTCGTTGGTCTCGGCTTCGCTGCTCTCGGCTTCGTTGGTCTCGGCTTCGCTGCTCTCGGCTTCGTTGGTCTCGGCTTCGCTGCTCTCGGCTTCGTTGGTCTCGCTCCCCGAGTCGGTCGAGCCTTCGGCGACGGCAGCGCGCTGTTCGGCCGCCAACTCCGCCGCCTCCTCCGGCGTGA
- the gfcR gene encoding transcriptional regulator GfcR gives MKNVDDLIGDAETLADRGLSRGEIADELNVSRETASWLVERSGAAAGETAEPDDSAGGPQDIHVDWSTIGRDSDRLAHVGTAMADLLEKQGEAVDLTVGIEKAGTPLATTIANGLGTDMAAYAPAKHQWNEGDIDDRGGGFSRNFATIRGRDCYVVDDTITSGTTMRETVQAIREEGGNPVACVVIVDKQGLDDVDGVPVYSLVTVLGVGPE, from the coding sequence ATGAAGAACGTCGACGACCTGATCGGGGACGCGGAGACGCTCGCCGACCGAGGGCTGTCGAGAGGGGAGATCGCAGACGAACTGAACGTCTCCCGCGAGACCGCCTCCTGGCTCGTCGAGCGCTCCGGCGCGGCGGCCGGCGAGACGGCCGAGCCGGACGACTCGGCGGGCGGGCCACAGGACATTCACGTCGACTGGTCCACCATCGGCCGCGACAGCGACCGACTCGCACACGTCGGGACGGCGATGGCCGACCTGTTGGAGAAACAGGGCGAAGCGGTCGACCTCACCGTCGGCATCGAGAAGGCCGGCACCCCGTTGGCGACCACCATCGCCAACGGCCTCGGTACGGACATGGCCGCCTACGCCCCGGCGAAACACCAGTGGAACGAGGGTGACATCGACGACCGTGGCGGCGGCTTCTCCCGCAACTTCGCCACGATCCGGGGCCGCGACTGCTACGTCGTCGACGACACGATCACCTCCGGAACGACGATGCGCGAGACCGTCCAGGCGATCCGCGAGGAGGGGGGAAACCCCGTCGCGTGTGTCGTCATCGTGGACAAACAGGGGTTAGACGACGTGGACGGCGTCCCGGTCTACTCGCTCGTGACCGTCCTCGGCGTCGGTCCGGAGTGA
- a CDS encoding PQQ-binding-like beta-propeller repeat protein translates to MTTDRRAARRGLLTAVGAAAVGLWLPADRFRAPASWTPANTNWPLPRRDPARTAATPTPGPTASLDLVWETRVADRQLVGSLLVGDRGVVAATHDGVTVLARDGDLRRRVRSLGPFEAPLWVNALLGVDDGPLVRVDGGVYALDRRGGVRWRLSPSSAVDGSVFVGNTLLAGVGDSVVAVDTDTGLERWRAPGPLPAAWADGRLVGPDPDGAGLVALDTTTRRRDWHTREADPVGGVIAADRFVAVGETLAAYGLADGRRHWRRDTELTGPPATDGDRLFCVVDDRLLAVSVADGTTAWTCRVPGLALAGPVVADDTVYAQTDRGVVAVDRETGTVLTRFVVRSSSGSPAAGPVVADGRLYLAFDETVYAVGGES, encoded by the coding sequence GTGACGACCGACCGCCGCGCCGCCCGTCGTGGACTACTCACCGCCGTCGGTGCCGCGGCCGTCGGACTGTGGCTCCCGGCCGACCGGTTCCGAGCGCCGGCGTCGTGGACGCCAGCGAACACGAACTGGCCGCTCCCGCGGCGTGATCCCGCACGGACCGCGGCCACCCCGACGCCCGGCCCGACGGCGAGTCTCGACCTCGTCTGGGAGACTCGGGTCGCCGACCGGCAGCTCGTCGGGTCGTTGCTCGTCGGTGACCGCGGGGTCGTCGCCGCCACGCACGATGGGGTCACCGTTCTCGCGCGCGACGGCGACCTCCGTCGGCGCGTCCGGTCGCTGGGCCCGTTCGAGGCACCGTTGTGGGTGAACGCACTCCTGGGTGTCGACGACGGGCCGCTCGTCCGGGTAGACGGAGGGGTGTACGCGCTCGACCGACGGGGCGGGGTTCGCTGGCGGCTGTCGCCGTCGAGCGCGGTCGACGGGTCGGTGTTCGTCGGCAACACGCTCCTCGCGGGCGTCGGCGACAGTGTGGTCGCGGTCGACACGGACACCGGGCTGGAACGGTGGCGTGCCCCCGGTCCGTTGCCGGCCGCGTGGGCCGACGGCCGGCTCGTCGGCCCGGACCCGGACGGCGCGGGGCTGGTCGCGCTCGACACGACCACCCGTCGCCGCGACTGGCACACCCGGGAGGCCGACCCCGTCGGGGGCGTGATCGCCGCCGACCGGTTCGTCGCCGTCGGCGAGACGCTCGCGGCCTACGGGCTCGCCGACGGACGGCGACACTGGCGTCGGGACACCGAACTGACGGGTCCCCCCGCGACCGACGGGGACCGGTTGTTCTGTGTCGTCGACGACCGACTCCTCGCGGTGTCGGTCGCGGACGGGACGACGGCGTGGACCTGTCGGGTACCCGGGCTGGCTCTCGCGGGACCGGTCGTCGCCGACGACACGGTGTACGCACAGACGGACCGGGGTGTGGTCGCGGTCGACCGAGAGACCGGCACCGTCCTGACACGGTTCGTCGTTCGGTCGTCGTCCGGGAGCCCGGCAGCCGGGCCGGTCGTCGCCGACGGCCGACTGTACCTGGCGTTCGACGAGACAGTGTACGCCGTCGGAGGGGAGTCGTGA
- a CDS encoding methionine adenosyltransferase, protein MRNVRVSELDRGAVEDQDVEIVERKGIGHPDSICDGVAEAVSRALSQLYLDRVGEVLHYNTDETQLVAGRAAPAFGGGEVLEPIYLLIVGRATKQYDGRQFPVESTALDAAREYLRETAPELDLGTDVVIDVKLGEGSGDLQSVFSEDGVQVPMANDTSYGVGHAPLTETERVVLEAERELNGSYADDNPALGPDVKIMGKREGDHLDVTVAAAIVDRHVDDLDDYLDAVAGVRERTRAVAETHTDRSVSVEVNTADDVEEGSIYLTTTGLSAEQGDDGSVGRGNRANGLITPNRPMSMEATSGKNPVNHIGKIYNLLSTEVAEAVVAEVDGIRDLQVRILSQIGRPIDEPHVADARVVTDEGVAVDDVREEVAAIADRKLAEVTDVTERAVHGELTTF, encoded by the coding sequence ATGAGGAACGTGCGCGTCTCCGAGCTGGATCGTGGTGCGGTCGAGGACCAGGACGTGGAGATCGTCGAGCGGAAGGGGATCGGTCACCCGGACTCCATCTGTGACGGGGTCGCGGAGGCAGTGTCGCGGGCGCTGTCGCAGCTGTACCTCGACCGGGTGGGTGAGGTGCTCCACTACAACACCGACGAGACGCAGTTGGTCGCCGGGCGGGCGGCGCCGGCGTTCGGCGGCGGCGAGGTGTTGGAGCCGATCTACCTCCTGATTGTCGGCCGGGCGACGAAACAGTACGACGGCCGGCAGTTCCCCGTCGAGTCGACGGCGTTGGATGCGGCTCGGGAGTACCTGCGAGAGACGGCCCCGGAGCTCGACTTGGGCACGGATGTCGTGATCGACGTGAAGCTGGGCGAGGGGTCGGGCGACCTCCAGAGCGTCTTCTCCGAGGACGGCGTCCAGGTGCCGATGGCCAACGACACCTCCTACGGCGTCGGTCACGCCCCGCTGACGGAGACCGAACGGGTCGTCCTGGAGGCCGAACGGGAGCTGAACGGCTCGTACGCCGACGACAACCCGGCGCTCGGGCCGGACGTGAAGATCATGGGGAAACGCGAGGGCGACCACCTGGACGTGACCGTCGCGGCGGCGATCGTCGACCGACACGTCGACGACCTCGACGACTACCTCGACGCTGTCGCGGGCGTCCGCGAGCGCACCCGGGCGGTCGCCGAGACCCACACCGACCGGTCCGTCTCCGTCGAGGTCAACACCGCAGACGACGTCGAGGAGGGGTCGATCTACCTCACGACGACCGGGCTGTCGGCAGAACAGGGAGACGACGGCTCCGTCGGTCGCGGCAACCGTGCCAACGGGCTCATCACGCCCAACCGGCCGATGAGCATGGAGGCCACCTCCGGCAAGAACCCAGTCAACCACATCGGGAAGATCTACAACCTGCTGTCGACGGAGGTGGCCGAGGCGGTCGTCGCCGAGGTGGACGGCATCCGCGACCTCCAAGTTCGGATCCTCAGCCAGATCGGCCGTCCCATCGACGAGCCCCACGTCGCCGACGCCCGGGTCGTCACGGACGAGGGCGTCGCCGTCGACGACGTGCGCGAGGAGGTCGCGGCCATCGCCGACCGGAAGCTGGCCGAGGTGACGGACGTGACCGAGCGGGCCGTCCACGGCGAACTGACGACGTTCTAG
- the hflX gene encoding GTPase HflX: protein MQRERLDGGRAVIAARDADERPDTDEIERLAAAAGFETVTTVTQRRREDRTYNLGRGRAETLAERVAETDADAVIFDGQLTPGQHGDLRGLLPDGTELIDRYRLVLEIFADGAGDERAKKQVELATLEYEYPRLRQTTEVQSMSSRTEKGSIVYDVDDRIDRLRTEIQSLSASAAERRAERREQGFDLVALAGYTNAGKSTLLHRLADDLSLSALAENHGDETVTANTEDRLFETLETTTRRATVDGRRLLVTDTVGLIDDLPHDLVESFSATLGEIGDSDAVVAVVDAAVDDEAFRRRAETTLDVLASEADRVLPVVNKADLVDDATVARRAETLARLAPDAEQPVAVSATEGDGLAQLRDRLRALLPTETTRLELPNTGETQAVLSWLHDHGTADVDYDGDRVAVTFVGRPDVVREARRRAEETTDD, encoded by the coding sequence ATGCAACGAGAGAGACTCGACGGCGGGCGCGCGGTGATCGCGGCCCGCGACGCGGACGAACGACCGGACACGGACGAGATCGAACGCCTCGCCGCGGCGGCGGGGTTCGAGACAGTGACGACAGTGACTCAGCGGCGCCGCGAAGACCGAACGTACAACCTCGGGCGCGGCCGAGCGGAGACGCTGGCGGAACGGGTCGCCGAGACGGATGCGGACGCAGTGATCTTCGACGGACAGCTCACTCCCGGCCAGCACGGTGACCTCCGGGGTCTGTTGCCGGACGGGACGGAGCTGATCGACCGCTACCGACTCGTCTTGGAGATCTTCGCGGACGGCGCGGGCGACGAACGGGCGAAGAAACAGGTGGAGTTGGCCACCCTGGAGTACGAGTACCCCCGGCTCAGACAGACGACGGAGGTACAGTCGATGAGCTCCCGGACGGAGAAGGGGTCGATCGTCTACGACGTGGACGACCGGATCGACCGGCTGCGGACGGAGATCCAGTCGCTGTCGGCGTCGGCGGCGGAACGCCGGGCCGAGCGGCGCGAACAGGGGTTCGACCTGGTCGCGCTCGCGGGCTACACGAACGCCGGGAAGTCGACGCTGCTCCACCGGCTGGCCGACGACCTGTCGCTGTCGGCGTTGGCGGAGAACCACGGCGACGAGACGGTGACGGCGAACACGGAGGATCGACTGTTCGAGACGCTGGAGACGACGACCCGGCGTGCGACGGTGGACGGTCGGCGGCTGCTCGTCACGGACACGGTCGGGCTGATCGACGACCTCCCGCACGACCTCGTGGAGTCGTTCTCGGCGACGCTGGGAGAGATTGGCGACAGCGACGCCGTGGTTGCGGTGGTGGACGCCGCCGTCGACGACGAGGCGTTCCGGCGCCGGGCCGAGACCACGCTGGACGTGCTCGCGAGCGAGGCCGACCGGGTGCTCCCGGTGGTCAACAAGGCCGACTTGGTCGACGACGCGACCGTCGCTCGACGGGCGGAGACGCTCGCGCGGCTGGCGCCCGACGCCGAGCAACCGGTCGCCGTCAGCGCCACGGAGGGGGACGGACTCGCGCAACTGCGCGACCGGCTCCGGGCGTTGTTGCCGACGGAGACGACGCGGCTCGAGCTCCCGAACACGGGCGAGACACAGGCGGTTCTGTCGTGGCTCCACGACCACGGGACGGCCGACGTCGACTACGACGGCGACCGAGTCGCGGTGACGTTCGTGGGCCGGCCGGACGTGGTCCGCGAGGCCAGACGGCGGGCCGAAGAGACGACCGACGACTGA
- a CDS encoding DEAD/DEAH box helicase: MEDIVDWLRNRPYYRGQIADSRVLPGREPSFTDVELESRLADALADRGIDALYDHQADAIDAVRDGDNVVLATRTASGKSLAYTVPAFERAMDHGGRTLYLGPQNALIEDQEETLSELAHDLGFGSRVSVDQYTGRMSDGEKRDVRDRQPTVVLSNPDMVHYALLPHAYRLWEWFFSSLELVVIDEVHSYRGVFGSQVALTLRRLRRLCERYDADPQFVCCSATIGNPVDHAARTVGAPESSFTLVDEDTSGRGPRHWVLWNPPEYTDRQQERQSGRRKSSHTEAKQLFVDLLSQGHQTLAFTRARQTAERYATDSADELRERGRNDLAGSVEAYQAALTHDRRREIEDGLHAGDVRGVWSTNALELGVDVGGLDAVLLDGYPGTRMSAFQQAGRAGRGDDPALVVMVGGEDQLDQYLLSNPDDFFDGEPEDAVSDPDNDTLLPDHVAAAAAENWLSPDDDRHFGETFPDVVADLETDGALERRETGRGTRWTHAGEESPHYSMNLRTVEDREITLRGARSNERIASLSFGDALRDAHPGAIYHHQGTDYEVTELDLDRDTAELQPTWADYYTSVLTDKDVTVGEEHRRKTLSARPDVTVRFGTVTVREQITGFERKDGTTGETLGREPLDLPETSLETRAFYYTVPEDLEVRMREHGGEYGFNGGIHAAEHGSISLLPLWLLCDRADVGGLSTPYHPELEAPTVFVYDGHPGGVGITRTAFDDVEELLAQTARTIAACDCEEGCPACVQSPHCGNANDPLSKPEATTLAAELAGVEVDGGI, encoded by the coding sequence GTGGAAGACATCGTCGACTGGCTCCGGAACCGACCGTACTACCGGGGGCAGATCGCGGACAGCCGCGTACTCCCGGGTCGTGAGCCGTCGTTCACCGACGTCGAGCTGGAGTCGCGGCTGGCCGACGCCCTCGCGGACCGCGGAATCGACGCGCTGTACGACCACCAAGCGGACGCGATCGACGCCGTCCGCGACGGCGACAACGTCGTGTTGGCCACCCGAACCGCGAGCGGCAAGAGCCTCGCGTACACCGTCCCGGCGTTCGAACGGGCGATGGACCACGGCGGTCGGACGCTGTACCTCGGCCCGCAGAACGCTCTGATCGAAGACCAGGAGGAGACCCTGTCGGAACTAGCCCACGACCTGGGGTTCGGCTCTCGTGTGTCCGTCGACCAGTACACCGGCCGGATGAGCGACGGCGAGAAACGCGACGTGCGGGACCGCCAGCCGACGGTCGTCCTGTCGAACCCGGACATGGTCCACTACGCGCTGTTGCCACACGCCTACCGCCTGTGGGAGTGGTTCTTCTCGTCGCTGGAACTGGTCGTGATCGACGAGGTTCACAGCTACCGCGGCGTGTTCGGCAGCCAGGTGGCGCTGACGCTCCGCCGGCTCCGCCGGCTCTGCGAGCGGTACGACGCCGACCCGCAGTTCGTCTGTTGTTCCGCCACGATCGGCAACCCGGTGGACCACGCCGCCCGGACGGTCGGCGCCCCGGAGTCGTCGTTCACGCTCGTCGACGAGGACACCTCCGGGCGCGGTCCGCGCCACTGGGTGCTGTGGAACCCTCCGGAGTACACCGACCGCCAGCAGGAGCGCCAGAGCGGCCGCCGGAAGTCGAGTCACACGGAGGCGAAACAGCTGTTCGTCGACCTGTTGTCTCAGGGCCACCAGACGTTGGCGTTCACCCGCGCCCGCCAGACCGCAGAGCGGTACGCCACCGACAGCGCCGACGAACTCCGTGAACGGGGCCGGAACGACCTCGCGGGCAGCGTGGAGGCGTACCAGGCGGCGCTCACACACGACCGCCGCCGGGAGATCGAAGACGGGCTCCACGCCGGCGACGTACGCGGCGTCTGGTCGACGAACGCGCTCGAGCTCGGCGTCGACGTGGGCGGGCTGGACGCCGTCCTGTTGGACGGCTACCCCGGCACCCGGATGTCGGCGTTCCAACAGGCGGGGCGCGCCGGTCGCGGCGACGACCCAGCGCTCGTCGTGATGGTGGGCGGGGAGGACCAACTGGACCAGTACCTGCTGTCGAATCCGGACGACTTCTTCGACGGCGAACCGGAAGACGCCGTCTCCGACCCGGACAACGACACCCTCCTGCCGGACCACGTCGCCGCCGCCGCCGCCGAGAACTGGCTGTCCCCGGACGACGACCGCCACTTCGGGGAGACGTTCCCGGACGTCGTCGCCGACTTGGAGACCGACGGGGCCCTGGAGCGCCGCGAGACCGGCCGCGGCACTCGGTGGACCCACGCCGGCGAGGAGAGTCCTCACTACTCGATGAACCTCCGGACCGTCGAGGACAGAGAGATCACGCTCCGTGGCGCCCGCTCGAACGAACGGATCGCCTCGCTGTCGTTCGGCGACGCCTTGCGCGACGCCCACCCGGGCGCGATCTACCACCACCAGGGGACGGACTACGAGGTGACGGAGCTGGATCTGGACCGCGACACCGCCGAGCTCCAGCCCACCTGGGCCGACTACTACACGTCCGTCCTCACGGACAAGGACGTGACCGTCGGCGAGGAACACCGGCGGAAGACGCTGTCTGCCCGGCCGGACGTGACCGTCCGGTTCGGCACCGTCACCGTCCGCGAGCAGATCACCGGGTTCGAACGGAAGGACGGCACCACCGGAGAGACGCTGGGGCGCGAGCCGTTGGACCTCCCGGAGACCTCCCTCGAAACGCGGGCGTTCTACTACACCGTCCCCGAGGACCTGGAGGTACGGATGCGGGAACACGGCGGCGAGTACGGCTTCAACGGCGGCATCCACGCCGCCGAGCACGGCAGTATCTCGTTGCTCCCGCTGTGGCTGTTGTGTGACCGCGCCGACGTGGGCGGGCTGTCGACCCCGTACCACCCAGAGCTGGAGGCGCCGACCGTGTTCGTCTACGACGGCCACCCCGGCGGCGTCGGGATCACCCGCACCGCCTTCGACGACGTGGAGGAACTGCTCGCACAGACCGCCCGTACCATCGCCGCCTGTGACTGCGAGGAGGGGTGTCCGGCGTGTGTCCAGTCGCCACACTGCGGCAACGCCAACGACCCGCTGTCGAAGCCGGAGGCGACGACGCTCGCGGCCGAGTTGGCCGGGGTCGAGGTGGACGGCGGAATCTGA
- a CDS encoding CopG family transcriptional regulator yields the protein MTQIEVSLSDQTESEMQRLVEQGEFINRDQAVEKLLSRGLSAYQTTEEDAATEMDESMFDQMTDEQQDPALQDEGTDDDYTF from the coding sequence GTGACTCAGATCGAAGTCTCGCTGTCGGACCAGACGGAGAGCGAGATGCAACGGCTCGTCGAACAGGGGGAGTTCATCAACAGGGACCAGGCGGTCGAGAAGCTGCTCTCGCGGGGACTGTCCGCCTACCAGACGACGGAGGAGGACGCGGCGACGGAGATGGACGAGAGCATGTTCGACCAGATGACCGACGAACAACAGGACCCCGCTCTCCAGGACGAGGGCACCGACGACGACTACACGTTCTAG
- a CDS encoding SDR family oxidoreductase, with product MTATDADVLVTGFPGFLGSALIPRLLARGEGPTVCLVQSHHREAAEARVPELLAAAARRGGSDDPDQLRLVEGDITEPDLGLGDERERLQSVSTVYHFAAVYDLAVSRELGEAVNVDGTRHVVDFAEDAGVSRLHYASTCYVSGRYDGVFTEDHLREGQSFNNHYEATKYRAEVLVREAMEAGLPATVYRPAIVVGDSDTGATEKFDGPYYFLRLLDAQPSALSVLPALPGAARTELNVVPRDFVVDAITELSGRADTVGETFQLCDPAPPTVSQFVQTLAGALGHRAVTLPAPKSAVVRGVRALADRGVTAEPATVDYFDHPTRYANPATQRALADTGVTCPRFESYVDALVEFYRANPDVRVEAMT from the coding sequence ATGACAGCCACAGACGCCGACGTGTTGGTGACCGGGTTCCCGGGGTTCCTGGGTTCGGCGCTGATCCCGCGGCTGCTGGCCCGCGGCGAGGGGCCCACCGTCTGTCTTGTTCAGTCACACCACCGCGAGGCTGCCGAGGCGCGCGTGCCGGAGCTCCTCGCGGCGGCGGCCCGACGCGGCGGCAGCGACGACCCCGACCAGCTCCGACTCGTCGAGGGGGACATCACGGAGCCGGATCTCGGGCTCGGTGACGAACGAGAGCGGCTCCAGTCCGTCTCGACCGTCTACCACTTCGCGGCCGTCTACGACCTGGCGGTGAGCCGCGAGCTCGGGGAGGCTGTCAACGTCGACGGTACTCGTCACGTCGTCGACTTCGCCGAAGACGCCGGCGTCTCCCGGCTCCACTACGCCAGCACCTGTTACGTCAGCGGGCGCTACGACGGCGTGTTCACCGAGGATCACCTCCGGGAGGGGCAGTCGTTCAACAACCACTACGAGGCGACGAAGTACCGCGCGGAGGTGCTCGTCCGGGAGGCGATGGAGGCGGGACTGCCAGCCACGGTGTACCGTCCGGCGATCGTCGTCGGTGACAGCGACACGGGCGCGACCGAGAAGTTCGACGGACCGTACTACTTCCTCCGACTGTTGGACGCTCAGCCGTCGGCGCTGTCCGTGCTGCCGGCGCTGCCGGGCGCCGCTCGGACGGAACTGAACGTCGTCCCGCGGGACTTCGTCGTGGACGCGATCACGGAGCTGTCCGGACGGGCGGACACGGTCGGCGAGACGTTCCAGCTGTGTGACCCGGCGCCGCCGACCGTCTCGCAGTTCGTCCAGACACTCGCAGGGGCGCTCGGCCACCGTGCCGTCACCCTCCCGGCGCCGAAGTCGGCGGTCGTCCGTGGCGTGCGGGCGCTGGCAGACCGTGGCGTCACCGCCGAGCCGGCGACGGTGGACTACTTCGACCACCCGACGCGGTACGCCAACCCCGCGACACAACGCGCGCTGGCGGACACGGGTGTCACCTGTCCCCGGTTCGAGTCGTACGTGGACGCCCTCGTCGAGTTCTACCGGGCGAACCCGGACGTGCGGGTGGAGGCGATGACGTAG
- a CDS encoding thioredoxin family protein: protein METLQPTPEFDPTAHADTVQALGADGLQFHVWTADWCPDCRGQVPAFAAVLEAAGVDDDAVTVYPVERGDDGKVGPGVAEYDVDLIPTVVVCRDGEELTRFEESGPLSIAATLARDIGENGDGEA from the coding sequence ATGGAGACGCTGCAGCCGACCCCGGAGTTCGACCCGACGGCCCACGCCGACACGGTACAGGCGTTGGGCGCAGACGGGCTCCAGTTTCACGTCTGGACGGCAGACTGGTGTCCGGACTGTCGAGGGCAGGTGCCGGCGTTCGCGGCCGTGCTGGAGGCCGCGGGCGTCGACGACGACGCCGTGACCGTCTACCCCGTCGAACGCGGTGACGACGGCAAGGTCGGCCCGGGAGTGGCCGAGTACGACGTAGACCTGATCCCGACGGTCGTCGTCTGCCGTGACGGCGAGGAGCTCACTCGTTTCGAGGAGTCGGGCCCGTTGTCCATCGCGGCGACGCTCGCGCGTGACATCGGCGAGAACGGAGACGGCGAGGCGTGA
- a CDS encoding carbon-nitrogen hydrolase family protein: MGVPTVAACQMAVADLDPAQNRRVIADRIAGLPDRVDLAVFPEYALTGFVADDRVYDAAVARDGPAVTAIGERAREAGVAVTVGLVEDGPEGYHNATVYVGADGETAVYRKRHLWAAESEWLTPGTESVVVDTPAGRAGLVTCYDLNFVDRSAELARPAVELLLVGGAWPAAHSENWRLLLRARALDGVRWVVGAGRTGRRRLADADPAQYAGRSLVARPDGGVHRELDRGERDLVTELDPALLADQRSLVGVFDEE, translated from the coding sequence GTGGGTGTGCCCACAGTCGCAGCCTGCCAGATGGCCGTCGCGGACCTCGACCCTGCCCAAAATCGTCGCGTGATCGCCGACCGGATCGCCGGGCTCCCGGACCGTGTCGACCTCGCGGTGTTCCCGGAGTACGCTCTCACGGGGTTCGTCGCCGACGACCGAGTCTACGACGCCGCCGTCGCCCGCGACGGCCCGGCGGTGACGGCCATCGGCGAGCGGGCTCGCGAGGCGGGCGTCGCCGTCACCGTCGGTCTCGTCGAGGACGGCCCAGAGGGCTACCACAACGCGACCGTCTACGTCGGGGCCGACGGGGAGACCGCGGTGTACCGGAAGCGACACCTCTGGGCGGCCGAGAGCGAGTGGCTGACGCCCGGAACGGAGTCGGTCGTCGTCGACACTCCCGCCGGCCGGGCCGGGCTGGTGACGTGTTACGACCTCAACTTCGTCGATCGGAGCGCGGAGTTGGCCCGCCCGGCGGTCGAACTCCTGCTCGTCGGCGGCGCCTGGCCGGCCGCCCACAGCGAGAACTGGCGACTCCTCCTCCGAGCACGGGCACTGGACGGCGTCCGGTGGGTCGTCGGTGCCGGCCGCACAGGGCGCCGACGGCTGGCCGACGCCGACCCGGCGCAGTACGCCGGCCGGTCGCTCGTCGCCCGCCCGGACGGCGGCGTCCACCGAGAGCTCGACCGCGGCGAACGCGACCTCGTCACCGAACTGGACCCGGCGTTGTTGGCGGATCAGCGTTCGCTCGTCGGCGTGTTCGACGAGGAGTGA